In a single window of the Gemmatimonadales bacterium genome:
- a CDS encoding MgtC/SapB family protein, producing MDVGEIALRLGAAVVVGSAIGLNRDLREKPAGLRTHALVTMGAALVTLTAYGLAEASGRSDPEPASRAMQGVITGIGFLGAGVILRPEGGRTVRGLTTAASIWLAAALGIACGAGLWPAVLIATALMLLVLIGGRPVERFLHRALGRDKSGREDRSG from the coding sequence ATGGATGTCGGAGAAATAGCTCTGCGACTCGGTGCGGCGGTCGTCGTCGGCAGCGCCATCGGCCTGAATCGCGACCTGCGGGAGAAGCCCGCCGGGCTCCGCACGCACGCGCTCGTGACGATGGGCGCGGCGCTCGTCACCCTTACGGCCTATGGCTTGGCCGAGGCGTCCGGGCGCTCCGACCCGGAGCCGGCCTCGCGCGCCATGCAGGGCGTCATCACCGGCATCGGATTCCTGGGCGCTGGCGTCATCCTGCGGCCCGAAGGGGGCCGGACCGTCCGGGGTCTCACGACCGCCGCATCGATCTGGCTCGCGGCGGCTCTCGGGATCGCCTGCGGTGCCGGCCTCTGGCCAGCCGTGCTGATCGCCACCGCGCTCATGTTGTTGGTGTTGATCGGTGGGCGGCCGGTCGAGCGGTTTCTCCACAGGGCGCTGGGCCGCGACAAGAGCGGGCGCGAAGACCGGTCCGGCTAA